GCGCCCCGGTGAAACGAAAGTTCAGGTAATCCTTAGCGGCGAGAAAGCACGAGGTTTTCGCATAAACCTCGGGGAAATGCTCTCGAATCCAGCGCATTTTGGGAGCCAACCAGTTCGGGATGAGGAGGTTGGCAGTCCGCTCTATCTGTTCTTCTGGGGGGAGAATCTCGTGGATACGCCTGCAAACTTCGTCTGAGCGTTTATCACACCATATGGGTACTCGAGATAGGAGGAGTTCCCCCCTTCCATCCACCGGGACAACAGCGTGCATCTGTGCGCTAACCCCAAGAGCGAGAACCTCAACCTCTGCGCTCCTCTTCAGGACACCTTCCATGCAGGTGCAGGCCGCAGAAAACCACTCCTCAGGGCTTTGCTCGGCCCAACCAGGATAGGGAGAGAAGAACTCTAAACTCTTGCTCTCGAGGGCAAGGATTCTCCCTTCCTCGCCGACTAAGGCCGCTCGAACGCTCTCGGTACCAACATCAACAACGAGAACCGCCCTTCTCCTCATATCAGCCTTCCTTTCTCACCGTAACCCAGACGTACTCAAGGGGAAGATCGAAAGGATTCTCGGCCCGGTGGAATTCTCCGCCCGGAATGTACACGACGTCGCCGCTTTCTACCTCGAACCGCTCCGCACCAACCTCCATGATGCCCTTCCCCGAGGTTACAAAGTACACCTCCTCAAGTGGAGCATGCTCGTGCCCCCGGGTACTGCAGTGAGGGTAAATGATGGTGTACCCCACGTTGATGCGGCCGGTTTCGGTATCTTTCTCGCGGAGGAGCATCAGAGTATCTCGAATGACATTCGTACCGATAGAATTACGGACGTCACCGAACGTATTCTTGCCCTCTTCTGCTGCACACTCGAAGAGACTGACTTTTTTGTACGACAAGTGAAAAACCTCCCTTTCTACTTCCTCGGCCTACCTTCCAAGTAGACTTTGTACTCGTACTTATCGGCACGGATGATGGAAATCACCATCTCAAAAGGAGTGCCATCTTCAAGATAGGTAATCCTAACTGTATGGAAAAGTGGTACCTTTTCGGGAATCTGAAGAATGTCTGCCTCGAGCGGCCCGCTGAGATAGGCCTCAATTGTCTCTATGGCTCTCTTGAGTACCAAACCGTACTCTTCCTCAAGGAGCTGGTAGAGACCCACTCTCCTCAGGGCCTCCTTTTTTTCCTCCAAACCTGGGACCACTCGAGCAAGAAGGTAGTTAGTCATGAAGGCAATTGGTACACCATTAGCAAGCCTTGTACGCTGGACAAGGTATACCTTTTCCCCTTTCTCGAGACCAAGAGCTGCAAGGACCTTGGGAGGCGCGGGAGTGAGTTCAATGGTGACAATTCCTGTTTCTACCTGAATTCCCTTCTCCTGAAGGGTTTCGGTGAAGGAGCTGATGAAGTTCATATTCTGGGCGGTTTTGGGCTCCTGGACGATTGTCCCCTTTCCCCGCTTGCGAACGATGAAACCCTCGCGTTCTAACTCTCCCAGGGCGTTGCGGATGGTAGTGCGGCTTGCACCGAAGCGCTTTTCAAGCTCTTCCTCCGAGGGGAGAAGATCGCCAACTCTGTAGAGGCCGTTTTCGATTTCCTCTCTCAGAGTTTTGTAAATCTTGGCGTACAGAGGAACGTCTGAGATCAGGCGTTTCATAAATCCCTCCAACTTGTTACTACTTTTAAAGCTTAAACATAGTGATAAGATTTGTCAAGATACCCCACTGGGAATCTCTTCGAGTATAATGGGGAAAAAGGGAAAGGAGGAAGCACTATGAACCTCAAGGGACGAGCTGAGACTGTAGCGTACATCGAGCGGGAGAAAATCATCGCCATCATCCGGGCGCAGAGTTCTCAGGCCCTCATGGAGGTTGTGGAAGCCCTCAAAGCCGGGGGAATCTCCTGCATCGAGGTAACCATGACGACTCCGGGGGCCCTGGAGGTCCTTGAAGAGGTTCGGAAAAAAAGGGACGATGTCCTCTTCGGAGCGGGGACAATCCTTGACCCCGAGACGGCAAGGCTCTGCATCCTGAAAGGCGCCCAGTTCCTCGTGACTCCCACCCTGAACGATCGCGTCATCGAGATGGCCCACCGCTACGATGTCCCCATCATTCCCGGAGCCCTGACGCCCACAGAAATCCTCAAAGCCTGGGAATGCGGAGCGGAAGTCGTGAAAGTTTTCCCGGCCTCAAGCCTTGGGCCATCGTACATCCGGGAGCTTAAGGGACCGTTCCCTCAGATTAAGCTCTGCCCCACCGGAGGGGTGAACCTCGAAAATATTGCCGATTTCCTGAAGGCCGGAGCTTCCTGCGTGGGGGTTGGGGGATCGCTTGTGCGAAAGGACCTCATCGAGGGGAAGAAATGGGAGGAGCTTGCAAACCTTGCCCGCCGCTTCAAGGAGGCGGCAATCTCCTCCTAACGTTTCCCCCAGAGGCCGATGCCTAAGCGGCGGGCCTCCTCTTCAAGCTTCAGGAAACGCTCGGCGTACCTAACGTTGGGGGGATAGGTAGCTACTTGCGCGTAGCCGTTTGCCACAAGCCACTCGTTCACCATGATGTCGTCGACGTACACGTAGGCGAGAAGGCGGCCGTACCGATCGCGCCTTTGAACATCAAACTCCAGGCGGACCCTTTTCCCCTCAACCATGCGGCGGTTGGCTTCATAGGCTTCCCGGGCGAAGTACTCCACCCCCTTCTGGGGGTGGTGGAGCTCCGGGGTGTTGATGCCGATGTAGCGGACTTTTTCGCCGTTTGCAAGCTCTATGGTGTCCCCGTCGATCACCCGGGCGACGATGTACTCGCCCGGGCCCCTCTGCGAAACGGTGTAGTAGAAGAGGACGAGGATGAGGAAGAAGAGAATCGATCCCCACGAAAGGCGCTGCGGCACCCTCCGCATCTTACACCACCCGGTAGAGCGGCTCTTTTCCCTCAAGGACCCGAACGACGTTGAGCGCCGCTATTTTCCCCATTTTGATGTTCGCCTCTTTCGTGTGGGCGGCAACATGAGGCGTCACGAGGACGTTAGGAAGGGTAAGGAGAGGGCTTTCAAAGGGCGGCTCAAAGGAGAGGACGTCAAGGCCTGCCCCGGCGATGCGCCCCTCCTTGAGGAAGCGAAAGAGCGCCTCTTCATCGACGAGTTCCCCCCGAGCGGTGTTGATGAGGAAAGCCTCCCTCTTCATGAGGCTCAAAAGCCTCTCGTTCACAAGGTGCCTTGTCTCCGAGGTTAAGGGAGCGTGGAGAGAAATGAAATCAGAGATTGAGAAGAGCTCCTCAAGGGAAACCTTCCTGAAGGTTTCGTCCTCCACAAGGGGGTCGTAGTACACCACTTCCATGCCAAAGCCGAGAGCCCTTCGGGCAACGCCTTTCCCAATCCGCCCAAGGCCCACAATGCCGAGAATCTTCCCCTCAAGCTCCACCCCGAGGGTCGAAGAACCCCAGGTTTTTTTGCGAACGTTCTCAAGAAGTGCGGGGAGGTTCCGGGCGCAGGAGAGGATGAGGAGGAAAGCCATATCGGCCACCGACTCGGTATTCGTCCCCGGAGCGTTCGCAACGACAACTCCGTATTCTTTTGCCGCCTCAAGGTCGATGTTGTCCACGCCGACACCGTGCTTGGCCACCACCCGAAGATTTGGGCAGCGCTCAAGCACTTTCCGTCCAACCCGGTCCACCCCGACAATCACCGCTTCGGCATCACCTATGAGCTCAGCCACAACCTCCTCGTTCTCGGGCTCGGGGTTTGTTTTTCGCTCCACCTCAAGTCCCGCGCTTCTGAGTACATCCAGGGGTTCTGAGGAAGCCCGAGCGAAAGAGCGAGCAAGGACAACGACCTTAGCCATAGCAACCACCTCGTCTGGTATCCTATGTACAGCACAAGGATACCACAAGGAGGAAGGAGAATGTTCTTCGTCCAGAAATTCGTGGGTGCTCTGGTGGACTTCCCGGGCATTGTCATCGTCCTTCTCTTCCTTGCGGGTCTCTGGGCAAGGGCGCAGAAAAGAGGGGCCGGTGGGTACTTCTTCCTTGCCTTTCTCCTCTACCTCCTCTCCGCAGGATGGGTCTTCAGCCTCATCCCCTTCCCCGAGTTCTCCCCTCCCTCCTCTCCCCCGGAGGCCATTGTCGTTCTTGGGGGAGGGGTGGAGGAAAACCCAGGGACTCATGAGCTCTCCCTGAGCCCGGTATCCCTTGCTCGGGTCTACCAGGCTTTCCTCCTCTACGAGAGGGAAAAGCTTCCGATACTTGCAAGTGGCGGAAAACTCTCGGAAAACCAGGAACGCGCCGAGGCCGAGGTTGCCTTTGAGGTCCTCAGGGCTTTCGGGGTTCCCTCAGAGGACATCGTCCTTGAGGCCCGTTCCCGCACCACCTGGGAGAATGCCCGCTACAGCACGAAAATCCTGAAGGCCCTCGGCATCCGGAGCTTCTACCTCGTAACCTCAGAAATCCACCTCCCCAGGGCGCTCTTTGCCTTCCGCTACTGGTACCCGGAGGCAGCGATTACCCCCTATCCTGCCCATGCCGCCTTAGATGTGGCCACCATGCTCCCCGGGGAGCGCTTCCTCCCAAAGCGCGAGGTCCTCTGCGCCTTCGGTAGCGCTATTCACGAGGGAGTGGGCTACCTCCTATACCTTTTGAGGAGTTCCCTGCCACTGGGCGAGTAGAAGCCCAAGGCCCACAAGGCCCATGCTGGCAAAAAGGCGCGGGGTGAGGGGATCCCGGAAGATGAGCCACGCCCCAAGGACCCCGAAAATCTGGGTGAGGTACTGGAAGGCGGTGGTGCGGGAGGCTCCGATGCTTTGTATCCCCCGCATCCAGAGAACGTAGGCCACAAGGGATGAAAGGAGAATCCCGTAGAGGAAGACAAAGAAAAGAGGCAGGGAGAAATCCGCAAAAGAAGCCCGGAAGACGTCCCGGGCACACACAGGGAACATGGTGAGAACCCCAAAGAAGAGGCTCCAGGTGCTGCTCCGAAGTGGCGAGTACTTCGAAAGGAGGTACTTTCCGAGGTAGCAGTAGAGCCCCCAAAGAAAGGAAGCCCCCAGAGTCAAAAGGTCCCCAAGGAGGACACCCCGCTCCTCCCCTTTCTCCGGCGAAACGAGGAGGACGACACCCAGAAAGCCGAGGAGCACCCCCAGGAAATTCACCCCCCGGAACCCTTCCTCCCCTCGCACAAGGACGATAATGGCCACGATGACTGGAGTGAGGGAGAGAAGGAGCGCCGAATGCGAGGCCAGGCTCAGGCGAAGGCCAAAGCTCCAGAGGGGCTGGTACGCCCCAAAGCCAATGAACCCCAGAAGGAGAAAGAGGGGGACGTCACGCCAGGCGATACCCACCGAGCCCTCCTCCCTCCAGAGGACGAGGAAAAAGAGGGGGATGCTCAGGAGAAAACGGAAGAAAGGGAAGGCAAGAGGGCCAAGGGCCAGGACCCCAAGGCGCATGATGCCAAAGTTCAGGCCCCAGATGCAAGAGACAAGGACAAGGGATAGAAAAACGAGCCGTCCTCGAGGACGGCTCGTCTCTCCTCTACTTGATTTCCACTTCAGCTCCAACGGCCTCAAGCTTTGCCTTGATCTCGTCTGCCTCTTTCTTGCTCACGCCTTCTTTAATGGGCTTTGGCGGGTTGTCCACAAGGTCCTTAGCTTCCTTGAGGCCAAGACCAGTGATAGCCCGGACTTCCTTGATGACCTGGAGCTTCTGAGGCCCTGCGCTCTTCAAGATCACGTCGAACTCGGTCTTCTCCTCTTCCTGGGCCGGAGCAGCTGCCTGAGGACCGGCCACAGGCGCAGTCACCTGGGCAACAGGCATGGCTGCCGAAACACCGAACTTCTCTTCAAGGGCCTTCACGAGTTCCGCAAGCTCAAGAACAGTCATTTTCTCAATCGCTTCGATGATTTCCTCTTTCGTCATGGATCATGCCTCCTTTTCGCTTCTCTTTTTCTCCTCAATGGCTTTCAGCACCCACACGAAGTTCCGCATAACTCCCTGAAGGACTCCAAGAAGCCCAACAAGCGGTGCCGCAATGCCGCCAACCACCCGGGCCAGGAGCTCCTCCCGAGAGGGCAGTTCCGCAAGACGCTGGATGTCCGAGGCGGTAAGGAGCTTGACGCCGAGAAAGCCGCCCTTCATCTCAAGCTGGGGGAACTTCTTGGCAAAATCCGCCAGCGCCTTGGCAACCTGGACGACATCCCGGTACGAGAAGATGAAGGCGTTCTGGCCCTTCAGGAGATGGTCTGCCGTGGAAAACCCAG
The genomic region above belongs to Candidatus Caldatribacterium sp. and contains:
- a CDS encoding cupin domain-containing protein, whose amino-acid sequence is MSYKKVSLFECAAEEGKNTFGDVRNSIGTNVIRDTLMLLREKDTETGRINVGYTIIYPHCSTRGHEHAPLEEVYFVTSGKGIMEVGAERFEVESGDVVYIPGGEFHRAENPFDLPLEYVWVTVRKEG
- a CDS encoding GntR family transcriptional regulator, with the translated sequence MKRLISDVPLYAKIYKTLREEIENGLYRVGDLLPSEEELEKRFGASRTTIRNALGELEREGFIVRKRGKGTIVQEPKTAQNMNFISSFTETLQEKGIQVETGIVTIELTPAPPKVLAALGLEKGEKVYLVQRTRLANGVPIAFMTNYLLARVVPGLEEKKEALRRVGLYQLLEEEYGLVLKRAIETIEAYLSGPLEADILQIPEKVPLFHTVRITYLEDGTPFEMVISIIRADKYEYKVYLEGRPRK
- a CDS encoding bifunctional 4-hydroxy-2-oxoglutarate aldolase/2-dehydro-3-deoxy-phosphogluconate aldolase — protein: MNLKGRAETVAYIEREKIIAIIRAQSSQALMEVVEALKAGGISCIEVTMTTPGALEVLEEVRKKRDDVLFGAGTILDPETARLCILKGAQFLVTPTLNDRVIEMAHRYDVPIIPGALTPTEILKAWECGAEVVKVFPASSLGPSYIRELKGPFPQIKLCPTGGVNLENIADFLKAGASCVGVGGSLVRKDLIEGKKWEELANLARRFKEAAISS
- a CDS encoding thermonuclease family protein — protein: MRRVPQRLSWGSILFFLILVLFYYTVSQRGPGEYIVARVIDGDTIELANGEKVRYIGINTPELHHPQKGVEYFAREAYEANRRMVEGKRVRLEFDVQRRDRYGRLLAYVYVDDIMVNEWLVANGYAQVATYPPNVRYAERFLKLEEEARRLGIGLWGKR
- a CDS encoding phosphoglycerate dehydrogenase → MAKVVVLARSFARASSEPLDVLRSAGLEVERKTNPEPENEEVVAELIGDAEAVIVGVDRVGRKVLERCPNLRVVAKHGVGVDNIDLEAAKEYGVVVANAPGTNTESVADMAFLLILSCARNLPALLENVRKKTWGSSTLGVELEGKILGIVGLGRIGKGVARRALGFGMEVVYYDPLVEDETFRKVSLEELFSISDFISLHAPLTSETRHLVNERLLSLMKREAFLINTARGELVDEEALFRFLKEGRIAGAGLDVLSFEPPFESPLLTLPNVLVTPHVAAHTKEANIKMGKIAALNVVRVLEGKEPLYRVV
- a CDS encoding YdcF family protein, coding for MFFVQKFVGALVDFPGIVIVLLFLAGLWARAQKRGAGGYFFLAFLLYLLSAGWVFSLIPFPEFSPPSSPPEAIVVLGGGVEENPGTHELSLSPVSLARVYQAFLLYEREKLPILASGGKLSENQERAEAEVAFEVLRAFGVPSEDIVLEARSRTTWENARYSTKILKALGIRSFYLVTSEIHLPRALFAFRYWYPEAAITPYPAHAALDVATMLPGERFLPKREVLCAFGSAIHEGVGYLLYLLRSSLPLGE
- the rplL gene encoding 50S ribosomal protein L7/L12, giving the protein MTKEEIIEAIEKMTVLELAELVKALEEKFGVSAAMPVAQVTAPVAGPQAAAPAQEEEKTEFDVILKSAGPQKLQVIKEVRAITGLGLKEAKDLVDNPPKPIKEGVSKKEADEIKAKLEAVGAEVEIK
- the rplJ gene encoding 50S ribosomal protein L10, whose translation is MERSEKEKIIQELLERLRRSQAVFVVGYHGMDVPTMEELRRSLKKIEGELKVAKNTLMCLALTRAGFSTADHLLKGQNAFIFSYRDVVQVAKALADFAKKFPQLEMKGGFLGVKLLTASDIQRLAELPSREELLARVVGGIAAPLVGLLGVLQGVMRNFVWVLKAIEEKKRSEKEA